In the Sandaracinus amylolyticus genome, GATCTCGTGACCGATCGAAGCGCGCGTCGCGTAGAGCGAGATCGACCCGGCGCTCGCACCGGTGAAGCCGGCGAGCAGGCGCGGCGCGTCCTCACCGACTGCGCGGTGCAGCGGCGCCGGCACCGCGCGACGCGGATCGATGCGCACGATCCAGGTCTCGCCGCTGCGCGTGCGCGCGAACGCGTAGGGCCAGCCCGCGTGCGGGAGCCCCGCGCTCGAGAAGCGTCCTTCGTCGTCGCTCGCGCCCACGAGCGCCGGCCCCGGCAGCGTCGGTCGCAGCGTGAGATAGAAGAAGTCTCGCGGGTCGCGCGCGAGATAACGCGGGAAGCGCATCGCCATCGAGCGCACCGCCTTGCGGCCGCGCACGCGCCAGCCCGGCGACTGCGGGAGCTCGCCGTCGTGCTCGTACTCCGCGTGGACGCGCTGCACGGGCGGCGGCGCGTCGTCGCCCGTCGCGTCCCGGCGGTACGGCCGGAAGAACTCGAAGCCGCAGTGCCCGCTGTTCATGTCGAGGTGCATCGCGCGCGCGCAGCGCGCCGAGACCATCGCCTGACCGAGCGCCTCGGGCCCGAGCGAGCTGCCCCAGAAGAACGCGAGGAAGCCCTCCTGCGTGAGGCAGAGACCGCTGCGATAGGTGAAGGTCTGCTCCTCGCTCTCCTGCGGAGCCGCGCCCCACCACCAGCGCTCCCAGGGGTTCCACACGCCGTCCTCGACCATCGCGGTGAGGTTCTGGCGCATCTCGATCATCCCCTCGGGGATCTGCCGGTTCGCGAGGTTCTCGTCGAAGTACTGACCGCGCCAGCTCGGCGCCGGCCAGCTGCCCATGCCGACCGTTCCGTCGTCGAACACCGCGACCGTCGCGGCCCACGGCTTCGGCGGGAGATAGACGCGGCGCTCGGCCATCATGCCGAACTCGCCGTGCATCGCCTGGAAGCCGCCGTTGAACGCGGCGACCAGCGTGCGGACGGTGCGCTCGTCGCGCGGGATGCGGCCCTGGCCGACCTCGCCGGTCGCGCTCTGGGGCTCGCGCGTGCCCGGCACGACGCGCAGCTGCACCTGACGCGGATCCCACATCGTGACGTAGACGCGCACGTAGGGGCGCTCGACGTCGGGCCGCACGAAGCCCTGCACGAACGCGGGCGGCGCGCCCGGGTACTGGTTGACGAAGGGATCGTCGATCACCGGGATCCACTCGCCCTCGCCGGCGACGGGATCGTCCGTGATCACCGGCTGCATCGCGGGCGGAGGCCAGCCGAGCTCGGCCTCGGCCGCGGTCAGCAGCGCGCGGCGCTCCTCGCTCATGTGCGCCTGCACGTCCTCGCGCGTGACGCCGAGCTCGGCCGCGACCGCTTCCTGCGTGTCCTCGCCGCCGATCAGCGCGTAGCGCGTGCGATCCCACCAGTCCTGCACCGCGAAGACTCGGTTCTCGAGCCACTCGATCGGCGCGGGCCCGACGAACGACAGGTTGCGCACGGTGTCGACGACCCACGTGATCCCGCCGGGCTGACCGGGCACGTGCTCCTGCACGTCGACCCGCTCCGCGCCCTCGCGCAGCGCGAGCGTCGCGAGATCGAGATCGATCACCGTGTGCTCGCCCTCGAGCAGCGCGACGTGCGTCGCGTCGGCGCGCAGATCGGCCTCCGAGCCGGTCTCGTGGCGCTGGTAGCGAACGCGACCGAAGCCCGCGGTGCGCCCCGTCTCCTGCAGGTTCGAGATCGCGTGCTGCGCGCGCTGCACGGCGGTGAACGCCGCGATCGCCTCGGGATCCTCGCCGCGCAGATCGAGCACGGTGAGCGCGTCGATCTGATCGCCGGTGCGCGACAGGAAGACCGCGTGATCGCCCGCGCGCGAGAGGCGCTCTTCCGCCGTGCTCGCGCTCTTGGTGAGGTTCGCGACCGACGTGACGTCGAGCACCGCACCACCGCGACCGGGGCGCACCTCGGCGTACCAGACGTCGTCGAGCTCGCGATCCGCGTGGGCGAGGAAGAGCGCGGGACGCAGGGACCACGGCCCGTCGTCCTCTGCGAGCCACAGCACCGTGTCCGGATCGACGCGCAGCCCGTCGCGCGCCAGCACGGTGGCGAGCGAGGCCTCGGGCGATCCCGAGCTGGCGCCCGAGAGCGCGTAGCGGACGCCGGCGAGCACGACGAGCGCGAGCAGGAGCGCGCCGAGCAGGCGGCGGCGCGGGCGCATCCAGCGGGCGAAGGGCCGCCTCGGTGCAGGCGCGCCGGCGGGCTCGGAAGGCGCGGACTCGCGGGCGCGGAAGGCCGCGTGCGCGCTGCGAGAGCTCGTCGAGGACATGGCTGGCGGGCCGCGAGGTAGCACGGGGCATTCCCCTCGGCAGCACCGTCCCACCCGTCCGGTGAGCCGATCCAGGTACGACGGCGACACTTGTCACGAGGGGACGCGTGAGTTCCCAAGGATCTCTGGGTTGATCGGTCCGTGACATGACGGCAAGATGCCGGCGCCGAGTGTGCTACGGGCCGAAAAGCCCGCGTAATTCGAGGGTTTCAGTCATGCGCATCCAGACGTTCCTGGCCGTGCTGTCGGCGGCCACGCTGGGCCTTGCGGCGATGATCGCCGCGCCCGATCGCGCCTCGGCGCAGCCCCGCCAGCGCGGCCAGCGGCGTACCGCCCAGCCCGCGCAGCCGAGCGAAGGCACGGCCGAGGGCCCCACCGCACCCGCGCCGACGATCGCGGATCTCGGGACGATCGTCCCGCGCCTCCAGAGCGCCAACCCCGACGAGGTGCGCGAGGCGATCGATCTCCTGAGCGTCATCGATCGCCGCGAGGTCGTCGCGCCGCTCGCCGATCTGCTGCGCTCGGGTCAGCCCGATGCGATCACCGATCGCGCGCTCGAGGCGCTCCGCGGTCTCGCCGATCCGACCTCGCTCGACGTGCTCACCGAGTTCACGCGGCATCGCCGCGCCGGTGCGCGTCGTCGTGCGTACCAGGCGATCGCGGCGGTCGAGGATCGTCGCGTCGCGGCGCTGCTCGAGCAGGGTCTGCGCGACAGCGATCGCAGCGTGCGCGCGACGGTCGCGCTCGCGCTCGGCAACATCGGGTCGCGCAGCTCGGTCGACGTGCTCTTCCGCGCGTTCGATCGCGGCGTGGTCGAGGCCGCGGTGGCGATCGGCAAGCTCGGCGACGGGCGCAGCGTCGAGCGCTTCTCCACGCAGCTCGGGCAGCAGCCGCTCTCGGTCATGCTCAGCGGCTACGAGCAGTTCCTGCGTCGGACCGACATCGACGAGGACGTGAAGGTGCAGATCGTGAACCGGCTCGGCGAGGTGTCGGGCCGCACCGTGCGCGAGTTCCTCGCGCAGGAGCTCACGCGGCTCGGCGAACGTGATCGCAGCCGCTACAGGCAGGTCGTGCAGGACACGCTGCGCCGCATCCCGGTGGACGGGGACACGCGGCGCACCACGACGGTGGGCGGGCCCGCGGCGCCGGCCACCACGACGACGACGGGAGGTGCGCAGTGATCTCGCTGCGTCGGGTCTCGATGCTCGCGCTGATCGCGGCGCTCTCCGGCTGTGGCGCCGGGACGCAGGCGGCGTTCAGCCATCAGTTCGCCGACAACCAGGCGGAGGACATCGCGGCGGTGCTCGAGCGCCTTCCCGATCCGCGCCCGCACGAGCGCCCCGAGAACGCGCTCGGTGAGCCGCTGGTGATCGCGTCGACGCACGGCGAGGGCCGGCGCGTGGTCGCGATCGCGCCGGACGGCACCGAGCGCTGGTCGCAGGCGATCGACACCCAGACGCGCCCGGAGATCCTCGGCGACGTCGTGCTGGTGAGCGATCGGCAGCAGCTCGTCGCGCTCGATCTCCGCACCGGCGCGCAGCGATGGACGCAGCGCCTCGCGGATCTCGCGTACGTCGGCGCGACGCGCGACGGCGACACGATCTACTACGCGGCGACCGTGGGCGCGCTCGGTGGCGCGCGTCGCGTGGGCCACGTGGCGGCGGTCGACGCGCAGACGGGCACGGAGCGCTGGCGCCACGAGGTGCAGGGCGTGTTCGGTCAGCCCGCGGCCTCGGGCGGCATGGTGATGGTGCCGTGGGAGCGCCAGAACCTCGCGATCCTCGACGAGACGACGGGCACCGAGCTCGCGCGCCTGCGCTCGACCGACGACGTCCTCGCGTGGACCTTCGAGGACCCGACCGGCGTCTACTACGGGCACCGCAGCGTCTATCGCATGACGCACCGCTCGGTGAGCGGTCAGCGCGCGGAGTCGACGCACCGCGAGCTGCCGATCCCGCAGCTGCCGGTGCTGCACGAGGGCGAGGTCGCGCGCGAGGTCGAGCTCTTCGACGACGGCTTCCTCCCGAAGCCCGGCACGCGCAGCGCGCGCGGCCGCATCCGGCTCTACTTCACGCCGGGTCAGACGGCCTCGCCCGAAGAGGTCGCGATCCTCGGCGACACCGTCTACTTCGTCTACTACCGCTACGCGTTCGCGTACGACCTCGAGGGGAACATGCGCTGGGCGCGCATCCTCGAGCAGGACGTGATCGGCGCGCAGGCGACGGCGGACGGGCTCTTCGTGGTCGGCGAGCAGGGACGCATGCGCGTGCTCGATCGCGCGAGCGGGCTCGATCGCTGGACCGGCGGCAGTGAGCTGCAGCTCGCGTCGGTCGCGCTCGACGTGACCGGCTTCGCGCCCGGTGCAGCGCCCGAGGGCGAAGCGCCCGCGCTCCGCGCGAGCCTCAGCGCGATCGCGGTCGATCCCGACAACCGCCTGGTGCCGGCGCGCGCGTACGCGATCCAGCAGCTCGCGGCGATGGAGGATCCGGAGATCACGCGCGACCTGCTCGATCTCTACGCGCAGCAGTCGATGCCGGGCGCGCTGCGCCAGGCGATCGGCAACTCGCTGCGCGCGCGTCGCACCGGCAGCGAGCACCTCGTGGAGGCGCTCGCGCGCCGCTACGACTTCCTCGATGACACCCAGGCGCCGCCGCTCGAGGTGATCGTTCCCTCGCTGCTCGAGATGCGGGCGACGCAGGCGGTGCCCGGCCTCGTGCAGCAGATGAACGATCACGAGACGCCCGCGGCGGTGCTGCCGACGGTGGTGCGCGCGGTGGTCGAGCTGGGCGACGCGTCGGTGGTGCCCGCGCTGCGGCAGTTCCTGGTGCTCTATCACGCGGACACGACGTTCGCGGAGCACTCGCAGGCGCTCGCGGCGGCGGCCGAGGGCGTGTTCCGGCACGGTGGGCCCGAGGGTCGCGAGATGCTGACCGCGCTGGCGGCGGAGCCGCGCACGGTGGGCGCGCTCCGCGAGTCGATCGGCGGCTACTTCGAGGCCGAGCGCCAGCAGCAGGAAGCGCTGGCGCGGCGCGAGGTCGAAGAGGCCGAGCGCGCGGCGCAGGAGGCGGCGCGCCAGGAGGAAGCGGCGCTCCCGGGCCGTCTGACCCAGGAGCAGATCGACCAGACGTTCGCCGGGCACGTCGATCCGCTGCGCGAGTGCGTCGCGGGCGAGATCGGGCGGAACCCGCTGCTCGGTCAGGTGCGCCTCGTGTTCATCCTGAACAACGACGGGCACGCCCAGGAGATCGGCGTCGCGCCGAACACGCCCGAGCTCGTGCAGTGCATGCAGGAGCGCGTCTCGGCGATCGAGTTCCCGCGGTTCCGCCAGCGGCGCATGCGCGCGTCGTTCGTGATCCGCGTGCGCGGTGGCGCGGGCGAGGAGACGGCGGCGCCGACGCAGTCCGAGATGGCGGCGATTCCGCCGGGCGCGCCGTGGTGGACGTGGTCGCAGCGCCGGGCGTCGACCAGCGCGCCGGCGAGCACCGAGCCGGTGGCGCGCGCGTGGTGGGAGCGCCGTCCGGCGCCCGCCCGGCCCACGCCGCCGCCCCCGACGGGCCCGCAGGTGCCGGTCGCCGGAACGACCACGGCGGGTGGTGGCACCACCGCGACGACGAGCGGCGAGCCGGCCGGATCGGGCGGCGGAAGCGGTGCCTGGTGGAGCGGCGCAGGCGCGGAGGAGGGCGGCGAAGAGGTCGCCCCCGAGGAAGCCCCTGCAGCGCCCCCGGCCGAGCCCACGCCGCCCCCGCCGACCCAGCGTGGTGCGCGCGGCCGTCGTGGTCGCGCACAGGCCCCCGAGGCCGCTCCGACGCCGCCGGCGGCACCCGCCCAGCCCACCCCGCCGGCCGCGGCGCCCCCGCCGGCCCAGCCCACGCCTCCTCCCGCCGAGGAGAACCCGTGGTGGGCGCCCGCGGAGGGCTGAGGACGCGCTGAGACCGGATCGGGCGCTGCGCCGCGGCGGCGCCCGATCAGCGGGCCGCGCGCAGCTCGCGGGCCGCACCGTTGATCGCGCACGCGACCTCGGTCGACACGCGGAGCAGCGGCGCGGGGACACCGTGCGCGAAGCGATCGGGGTGCAACGTCGCGGCGAGCTTGCGCCACGCTGCGCGCGCCTCGTCGGGCCGGGCGCCGCGCGGGAGGTCGAGCAGCGCCTCCGCGCTCGTGGCTCGGCGGATCTCGCGCGCCTTCCGCGCGAGGAGAGAGAGCGTCGCGCGCCCCGGCGGCGGCGGCGCGGCGCCTTCGAGCACACGCAGCGCGAGCAGGAGTCGGAAGGCGCGATCGCTCCCGCGACACGCGCGCTCGAGCGCGTCGAGCGTCGACGGCCGGCGGAGCACCGCCGCGAGCGCTTGCTCGTCGGGCCAGAGCGGCGCGCCGCCGACCAGCGCTTCGCCGAGCGGCGTGAGCACGAGCGAGCCCTCACCGATTCGATCGCGCACCGAAGGAACGGTCGCGCCCGAGAGCGCATCGCGCATCGCACCGAGCAGGAGCTCGCCGGCGCGGCTCGGCTCTTCGTGGGCACGCGGACGGGGCGCGCATCGCTCGAAGCGCAGCTCGACACCGTCCCACCCCGCGATCGAACGGACGCGCGCGCGGAGCTGTACCCGCAGCGCGTGGCTGATCGCGCCCTGCCCTGCGAGCCCTGCGCGCACCACCGCGTCGCCCACGCGCACGCCCGATTCGCGCGTCGCGGCGGCGCGTTCGACCGCGGCCGCATCGACGCCCGATCCGACGAGCAGATGACCGAGGCGCGGCGCGGCCACCGATGGCGCGTCGATCGCGATCACTCGACCCTCGCGGATCACGATCTTCGCCCGGCCCTCGCGCGCGCTCGCCTCGAGCTCGCCGCTCGCGCCAGCGCGCTCGAGCATCGTCAACGCACGAGCGAGCGCAGCAGCGGCAGGCCACACGGTCATGCCCGTCGGATACGACGTTCGCGATCACCGCGTCCACTTTTCGCCGAGCGGATGCAGCGCGCCGAGCACGAGCAAGCGGGGCTGGGGCCCCGCGCGCAGCGCGTAGCGGCCGGGGCTCGAGAAGGGGGCGGAGCTCCCTCGGGATACTCAGCAGCGCGCGTAGCGCGGATCGTCGGGCTTCAGCGCGAGGACGACCTGGATGTCGTCGAAGCGCTCCGACACCGCGCGCGCGCTCACGCCGTAGCGGCGCGCGACCGACGCGCGCGTGACTCCGTCGAGTCCGTGCAAGCGCGCGATCGCGTACTCGATCGCCGCCGCGCACACGTCCGGCTTCGGCGCGCGCGGCGCGCGCTCTTCACGACGCGATGCGCGACCTTCGCGCGACCCACGCGTCTCGCGATAGTCCACCCACAGACGTCGCGCGCGGGCGACGTGCTCGGGCGTGAAGCCACCATCGCGCATCACGCGCTCGAGGATCGGAAGGACCGCGTCCTCGTCGTCACCGCGGACACGGACGCCGGGCTCGGTGCGCGCGCGCGACTCACCACCGCGGGTGCGCTCGCCGGTCGGCCGCGGCGTGCGTCGCTCCGCGCGCGCTTCGCTGCGCGATTCCACCTCACGGCGCGCGTCGACCTCGCGCGGAGGACGCGACGACGTCGACGCGGAGCGGCCCGGCGACGCGTTGCGCGCGGGCGATGCGCCGCGTGCGCGCTGCTGCTGCTCCGGCGAAGCGCGACGCGTGCGCGGGTCGCCCTCTTCTTCGGGAGCACCACGCTCGATCCACGCGAGCAGCTGCTTGTGCTCGCGGTTGCGCGGCTCGCCCTGCACCGCGACGGTCGCGGTCTCGCGCGCATCGTCGATGCGGCCCAGACGCGCGAGGCAGTGCGCGAGCGACGCAGCGATCTCGTGCTCCGGCGGGTTCGCAGCGCGATGCGCGAACTCGAGATGACGGAGCGCGGTCGCGGGCTGATCGAGCGCGACGTCGAGCAGGTGACCGAGGTTGTGGTGGTACCAGGGGTTGCGCGGCGCGAGCGCGAGCGCGCGACGGTACGAGGAGACCGCGGAGCGGAAGTTCGCGAGCAGCGCGTGCGAGAGACCCATGAGCGCGTGCACGACGTCGTCGTCGGGATGCGCGCCGACGACCTTGCGCAGATGGAGCAGCGCGCGCCACGGATGATCTTCGATCCGGTACTCGGCGAGGTGGCGATGCGCGAACACGCTCGCGTCGCTGCCATCGGGCGCGAGGCTCACGATGCGCTCGAGCAGCGGCTCGACCACACGACGTCCCTGCGCAGCGGCGATCGCGCGCTCCGCCTGCTTGCGCAGACGCTCCACGGCGCTCTCCTCCGACCTCGCGCTCATGTGGATCAGCGTATAGACCGATGCCCCCCGCAGGGCAAGCACGGCACTCGCGCGTTCAGCGCCGACGGACGACCGCGACGAGGAAGCCGCCGAGCGTGCGCAGCATCGATCGACTCGCGTGCTCTTCGACGCGCGCGAACAGCGTCGAGACCAGCGGAACGCGATGCACGAACGCTGCGGGCGTGACCACGCGGACACCACGCATGTCGACGAGCTCGGTGCCGCTCGGGAGCATGCGGCGGATGGCGCGCGGCGAGTCCCAGCGCGTCGCGACGTCGGCCTCCGTGTGCGCGCGACCGATGCGCCGCGCGCCCGCGAGACGACGTGCCAGATAGCGCAGGCTCCACGCGTTGTAGAACTCGAGGAGCATGTGCCCGCC is a window encoding:
- a CDS encoding HEAT repeat domain-containing protein; this encodes MCYGPKSPRNSRVSVMRIQTFLAVLSAATLGLAAMIAAPDRASAQPRQRGQRRTAQPAQPSEGTAEGPTAPAPTIADLGTIVPRLQSANPDEVREAIDLLSVIDRREVVAPLADLLRSGQPDAITDRALEALRGLADPTSLDVLTEFTRHRRAGARRRAYQAIAAVEDRRVAALLEQGLRDSDRSVRATVALALGNIGSRSSVDVLFRAFDRGVVEAAVAIGKLGDGRSVERFSTQLGQQPLSVMLSGYEQFLRRTDIDEDVKVQIVNRLGEVSGRTVREFLAQELTRLGERDRSRYRQVVQDTLRRIPVDGDTRRTTTVGGPAAPATTTTTGGAQ
- a CDS encoding PQQ-binding-like beta-propeller repeat protein, encoding MISLRRVSMLALIAALSGCGAGTQAAFSHQFADNQAEDIAAVLERLPDPRPHERPENALGEPLVIASTHGEGRRVVAIAPDGTERWSQAIDTQTRPEILGDVVLVSDRQQLVALDLRTGAQRWTQRLADLAYVGATRDGDTIYYAATVGALGGARRVGHVAAVDAQTGTERWRHEVQGVFGQPAASGGMVMVPWERQNLAILDETTGTELARLRSTDDVLAWTFEDPTGVYYGHRSVYRMTHRSVSGQRAESTHRELPIPQLPVLHEGEVAREVELFDDGFLPKPGTRSARGRIRLYFTPGQTASPEEVAILGDTVYFVYYRYAFAYDLEGNMRWARILEQDVIGAQATADGLFVVGEQGRMRVLDRASGLDRWTGGSELQLASVALDVTGFAPGAAPEGEAPALRASLSAIAVDPDNRLVPARAYAIQQLAAMEDPEITRDLLDLYAQQSMPGALRQAIGNSLRARRTGSEHLVEALARRYDFLDDTQAPPLEVIVPSLLEMRATQAVPGLVQQMNDHETPAAVLPTVVRAVVELGDASVVPALRQFLVLYHADTTFAEHSQALAAAAEGVFRHGGPEGREMLTALAAEPRTVGALRESIGGYFEAERQQQEALARREVEEAERAAQEAARQEEAALPGRLTQEQIDQTFAGHVDPLRECVAGEIGRNPLLGQVRLVFILNNDGHAQEIGVAPNTPELVQCMQERVSAIEFPRFRQRRMRASFVIRVRGGAGEETAAPTQSEMAAIPPGAPWWTWSQRRASTSAPASTEPVARAWWERRPAPARPTPPPPTGPQVPVAGTTTAGGGTTATTSGEPAGSGGGSGAWWSGAGAEEGGEEVAPEEAPAAPPAEPTPPPPTQRGARGRRGRAQAPEAAPTPPAAPAQPTPPAAAPPPAQPTPPPAEENPWWAPAEG
- a CDS encoding DUF4388 domain-containing protein, with protein sequence MTVWPAAAALARALTMLERAGASGELEASAREGRAKIVIREGRVIAIDAPSVAAPRLGHLLVGSGVDAAAVERAAATRESGVRVGDAVVRAGLAGQGAISHALRVQLRARVRSIAGWDGVELRFERCAPRPRAHEEPSRAGELLLGAMRDALSGATVPSVRDRIGEGSLVLTPLGEALVGGAPLWPDEQALAAVLRRPSTLDALERACRGSDRAFRLLLALRVLEGAAPPPPGRATLSLLARKAREIRRATSAEALLDLPRGARPDEARAAWRKLAATLHPDRFAHGVPAPLLRVSTEVACAINGAARELRAAR
- a CDS encoding tetratricopeptide repeat protein, translated to MSARSEESAVERLRKQAERAIAAAQGRRVVEPLLERIVSLAPDGSDASVFAHRHLAEYRIEDHPWRALLHLRKVVGAHPDDDVVHALMGLSHALLANFRSAVSSYRRALALAPRNPWYHHNLGHLLDVALDQPATALRHLEFAHRAANPPEHEIAASLAHCLARLGRIDDARETATVAVQGEPRNREHKQLLAWIERGAPEEEGDPRTRRASPEQQQRARGASPARNASPGRSASTSSRPPREVDARREVESRSEARAERRTPRPTGERTRGGESRARTEPGVRVRGDDEDAVLPILERVMRDGGFTPEHVARARRLWVDYRETRGSREGRASRREERAPRAPKPDVCAAAIEYAIARLHGLDGVTRASVARRYGVSARAVSERFDDIQVVLALKPDDPRYARC